In Chryseobacterium turcicum, a single window of DNA contains:
- a CDS encoding PepSY domain-containing protein: protein MTLSIWRYAHLTLALLTFLFLIVASTTGIILAYDAAQEKTQPYRVDDFSTINLAQSLPELRKVFPEIMEISVDHNQFVTLEGSDENGENIKAYINPKTGKILGKPVEKTKFINWVTSLHRSLFLKETGRFAVGVVSFLLMITSISGLILIIKRQNGIRYFFSKIKKDFFSQYFHVVSGRILLIPIFVISLTGTYLFMHRFELIPKGKNEKIPHKITNSETQIKLTDFPIFKETKLSAVKKIEFPFIEDDAEEFFVLKLKDREITVNQINGEIVKEEKYPLNIIYENLSLTFHTGRGSIVWSTVLGLSSIGILLFIYSGFVITFKRTRNKIKNKYKAENAEIIILVGSENGSTLGFANKIHSQLLSDGKKSFISQLNQYKLYPKAEHLIIFTSTYGLGDAPTNASQFKKLLKEFPQQQKIKYSVAGFGSQSYEDFCGFATEVNQLLSEQTWAESLIEMHTVNDKSTTEFTEWAKQWSYETMIPLATAPSLYNEKIPSLKKMKVIGKSEIIDEVTTFKVILKPNSLVKFKSGDLLAIYPENDHKERFYSIGKVNGAIQLVVKLHENGIGSGFLHRLKENQEIKARIIKNSEFHFPKKASEVIMIANGTGIAPFLGMIEEQTGKTKTHLYCGFRKSTELIVNYEHFAHENIQKEKLTSFNLAFSREEKSQYVMDLVKRDAELFINVLENGGYIMICGALKMQHDVEDILRTLCSSKNKDYEIYKSNGQILTDCY from the coding sequence ATGACCTTATCAATTTGGAGGTATGCCCATTTAACTTTAGCATTACTTACATTTTTATTTCTCATCGTAGCATCTACTACAGGAATAATTTTAGCATACGATGCCGCACAGGAAAAAACTCAGCCTTATCGTGTTGATGATTTCAGTACCATAAACCTTGCACAGTCTTTACCGGAACTGCGCAAGGTTTTTCCGGAAATAATGGAAATAAGTGTTGACCACAATCAGTTTGTAACCTTGGAAGGTTCAGACGAGAATGGTGAAAACATCAAAGCATACATCAATCCTAAAACCGGAAAAATTCTAGGAAAACCTGTTGAGAAAACTAAATTTATCAATTGGGTGACTTCACTCCACCGTTCTTTATTTTTAAAAGAAACAGGAAGATTTGCTGTAGGAGTTGTTTCTTTTTTGTTAATGATTACAAGTATTTCCGGGCTTATCTTGATTATTAAAAGACAAAACGGAATCAGATATTTCTTTTCTAAAATTAAAAAAGATTTTTTCTCACAATATTTTCATGTCGTTTCCGGAAGAATTTTGTTGATTCCTATCTTTGTAATTTCTTTGACGGGAACTTATCTTTTTATGCATCGTTTTGAATTGATTCCGAAAGGTAAAAACGAAAAGATTCCTCATAAAATCACCAATTCTGAAACCCAGATAAAATTAACCGACTTCCCTATTTTTAAAGAAACTAAACTTAGTGCAGTTAAGAAAATTGAATTTCCTTTTATTGAAGATGATGCAGAAGAATTTTTTGTTTTAAAATTAAAAGACAGAGAAATTACCGTCAACCAAATTAATGGGGAAATTGTAAAAGAAGAAAAATATCCGCTGAATATTATTTATGAAAATCTTAGTTTAACCTTTCATACTGGCCGCGGAAGTATTGTTTGGTCAACGGTTTTAGGGCTTTCATCTATTGGTATTTTACTATTTATTTATTCAGGTTTTGTCATTACTTTTAAACGAACCCGAAATAAAATTAAAAATAAATACAAAGCTGAAAATGCAGAAATCATCATTTTGGTTGGTTCTGAAAATGGCTCGACTTTAGGTTTTGCCAATAAAATTCATTCACAGCTTTTATCAGATGGAAAAAAATCGTTTATTTCTCAGCTTAATCAATATAAATTATATCCTAAAGCAGAACACCTTATTATTTTCACTTCAACCTATGGTTTAGGTGATGCTCCGACTAATGCTTCTCAATTTAAAAAGCTTTTGAAGGAGTTTCCGCAGCAGCAAAAGATTAAATATTCTGTTGCAGGTTTTGGTTCTCAATCGTACGAAGATTTTTGTGGTTTCGCTACTGAAGTCAATCAATTATTATCTGAGCAAACTTGGGCAGAATCTTTGATTGAAATGCATACTGTAAACGATAAATCAACTACAGAATTTACAGAATGGGCAAAACAATGGAGTTACGAAACGATGATTCCTTTAGCTACTGCACCGTCTTTATATAATGAGAAAATTCCGTCTTTAAAGAAGATGAAAGTGATTGGTAAAAGTGAAATTATTGATGAAGTAACCACTTTTAAAGTCATTTTAAAGCCTAATTCTTTGGTAAAATTTAAATCTGGAGATTTACTTGCTATTTATCCTGAGAATGACCATAAAGAAAGGTTCTACTCTATCGGAAAAGTTAACGGAGCGATTCAATTGGTTGTGAAACTTCATGAAAATGGTATTGGTTCAGGATTTCTACATCGTTTAAAAGAAAATCAGGAAATAAAAGCGAGAATAATTAAAAATTCAGAATTTCATTTTCCTAAAAAAGCTTCTGAAGTGATTATGATTGCTAACGGAACTGGTATTGCACCGTTTTTAGGCATGATTGAAGAGCAAACCGGAAAAACCAAAACTCATTTGTATTGTGGTTTCAGGAAATCAACCGAACTGATTGTTAATTACGAGCATTTCGCTCATGAAAATATTCAGAAAGAAAAATTAACATCATTCAATTTAGCGTTTTCGCGTGAAGAAAAATCCCAATATGTGATGGATTTGGTAAAAAGAGATGCCGAATTATTTATCAATGTATTAGAAAACGGAGGATATATTATGATTTGCGGAGCGCTTAAAATGCAGCATGATGTGGAAGATATTTTGAGAACATTATGCTCGTCAAAAAATAAAGATTACGAAATTTATAAATCAAACGGACAGATCTTAACCGATTGTTACTAA
- a CDS encoding sterol desaturase family protein: protein MNFLIVLATFFVMEGMTWLIHKYIMHGFLWTLHRDHHDHSNEGKMERNDYFFAIFAIPTIALMYYGTINNFNIYFYIAIGITLYGMAYFFVHDIFIHQRFNILKNTKNPYLLAIRRGHKQHHKHTGKEQGECFGFLWVPVKYFKMFFNKNKA, encoded by the coding sequence ATGAATTTTTTAATTGTTTTAGCGACATTTTTTGTGATGGAAGGTATGACATGGCTTATTCATAAGTATATTATGCATGGCTTTTTGTGGACGCTTCATCGCGACCACCACGACCATAGCAACGAAGGAAAAATGGAAAGAAACGATTACTTTTTTGCCATTTTTGCCATCCCGACGATTGCTTTAATGTACTACGGAACAATTAATAATTTTAACATATATTTCTATATCGCCATAGGAATTACGCTATACGGAATGGCCTATTTTTTTGTTCATGATATCTTTATTCATCAGCGTTTCAATATTTTGAAGAATACTAAAAACCCGTATTTATTAGCGATTAGAAGAGGTCACAAACAACATCATAAACACACTGGAAAAGAACAAGGTGAATGTTTCGGTTTTCTTTGGGTTCCTGTAAAATATTTTAAAATGTTTTTTAATAAAAACAAAGCATAA
- a CDS encoding FAD:protein FMN transferase encodes MKILRNFITFSLLLLSVAVFAQVERSRVVTLMGSKFEITLVDKDSLSAEKNIDKSIAEIRRIENLISEWNPETQISEVNRNAGIKPVKVDAEVFALTEQAIYFSKLTDGAFDISIVAMDKIWKFDDSMNELPSEESIKNSVKNVGYQNIILDKTNSTIFLKNKGMKIGFGSIGKGYAADKTRELMKSFGVKAGIINASGDIASWGTQPDGKPWAIGINNPFKDDKIAAVLYLKENAVTTSGSYEKYAEIHGKRYSHIMNPKTGYPSTGLTSVTVVGPNATMANGFSTSIMVLGKKEGLKLIKKFPEYQYLLITDSGKIIRNLKN; translated from the coding sequence ATGAAAATTCTAAGAAACTTCATTACTTTTTCTCTGTTATTGCTTTCTGTAGCGGTTTTTGCTCAGGTTGAAAGAAGTCGCGTAGTAACTTTGATGGGAAGTAAGTTTGAAATTACTTTGGTAGACAAAGATTCTCTTTCAGCAGAAAAAAATATTGATAAATCTATTGCTGAAATCCGAAGAATAGAAAATTTAATTTCAGAATGGAATCCGGAGACTCAAATTTCGGAAGTCAATAGAAATGCAGGAATTAAACCTGTGAAAGTTGACGCAGAAGTTTTTGCGTTAACCGAGCAAGCCATTTACTTTTCAAAACTAACTGACGGAGCTTTTGACATCAGCATCGTTGCCATGGATAAAATCTGGAAATTTGATGATTCTATGAACGAATTACCTTCAGAAGAATCTATAAAAAATTCTGTGAAAAATGTTGGCTATCAAAATATTATTTTAGATAAAACCAATTCTACGATTTTTCTAAAAAATAAAGGAATGAAAATAGGCTTCGGGTCGATAGGAAAAGGTTATGCAGCTGATAAAACCAGAGAATTGATGAAAAGTTTTGGAGTAAAAGCAGGAATAATTAATGCTTCCGGAGATATTGCATCTTGGGGAACTCAACCCGATGGAAAACCGTGGGCAATTGGAATTAATAACCCTTTTAAAGATGATAAAATTGCGGCAGTTCTTTATTTAAAAGAAAATGCTGTGACCACTTCGGGAAGCTATGAGAAATATGCAGAAATTCATGGTAAAAGATATTCTCACATTATGAATCCCAAAACAGGTTATCCTTCAACCGGGTTAACGAGCGTTACCGTTGTGGGACCTAATGCAACAATGGCCAATGGCTTCAGTACATCAATAATGGTTTTAGGAAAAAAAGAAGGTCTGAAGCTGATAAAAAAATTCCCTGAATATCAATATTTATTAATTACTGATTCTGGGAAGATTATAAGAAATTTGAAGAATTAA
- a CDS encoding phytoene/squalene synthase family protein: MKKLFDELSYKISKQTTKQYSTSFSLGILALSPKIRNSIYAIYGYVRLADEIVDSFHGFDRTTLLARFREQTNQALEEKISLNPILQAFQETIHRYDIDVQLINQFLNSMEMDLQKIDYDSELYKEYILGSAEVVGLMCLHIFVDGNKEMYDKLKPSAMKLGSAFQKVNFLRDMKDDYQILGRTYFPNVDISYFDNVVKAQIEQEIYAEFKEALEGIKNLPNSSRFGVYLAYRYYISLFRKIKKTSAKNIINQRIRISNGKKFSLMMSSYVQYKMSFL, from the coding sequence ATGAAAAAACTTTTCGATGAACTATCTTATAAGATAAGCAAGCAGACCACAAAACAGTACAGCACGAGTTTTTCTTTGGGGATTTTGGCACTCTCCCCGAAAATCAGGAATTCTATTTATGCCATCTACGGATATGTAAGATTGGCTGATGAAATTGTAGACAGTTTTCATGGTTTTGACCGCACTACTCTTTTGGCAAGATTTCGAGAGCAAACCAATCAGGCTTTGGAAGAGAAAATCTCTTTAAATCCTATTTTACAGGCTTTTCAGGAGACTATTCATCGATATGATATCGATGTGCAGCTTATCAATCAATTTCTCAACAGTATGGAAATGGATTTGCAGAAAATCGATTACGATTCTGAACTTTATAAAGAATATATTCTAGGTTCTGCCGAAGTTGTCGGCTTGATGTGTCTTCATATTTTCGTCGATGGAAATAAAGAAATGTACGACAAACTGAAACCTTCCGCAATGAAGCTGGGTTCGGCTTTTCAAAAAGTTAATTTCTTGCGTGATATGAAAGATGATTATCAGATTTTGGGACGAACCTATTTTCCGAATGTTGATATTTCTTACTTTGATAACGTGGTAAAAGCTCAGATTGAACAGGAAATTTACGCCGAATTTAAAGAAGCTTTAGAAGGAATAAAAAATCTTCCCAATTCATCAAGATTTGGAGTGTATTTGGCGTATCGATATTACATTTCACTTTTCAGAAAAATAAAAAAAACTTCAGCAAAAAATATAATTAATCAGAGAATCAGGATTTCAAACGGAAAGAAATTTTCTTTGATGATGAGCAGTTATGTACAATATAAAATGTCATTTCTGTAA
- a CDS encoding ankyrin repeat domain-containing protein, whose amino-acid sequence MKKILYSALLLFSVLISAQKNTLLQADFWKSKPDVEKVKHEIANGNNPSEFNGNTFDAVSLSLSNKAPLETVKFLLEQKGNSVDKLTHDGRIYLHWAAMAGNPEIIEYFISKGSDVNKLDTKGLTPLAFAAVSGLNDPKVYEAFFKASVNPKHQYKNGANILLLAIGNDKDGSLQKLFTSKGLSIKDVDETGATSFDYAASLGNIELLKSLKNQGVKASDKALVNAATGTRAATNPLAVYQYLIDEVKLNPSAVNANGANALQIIAKKNNQKEIIDYLLSKGVDANKTDKEGNNALIVASGGKDIENVKAILAKTKNINAINANGESALTQAIQNGSVEIAKFLISNKADAKIVDAKGNNLAYYLIQSYRPGPQRGPDEFSEKLNILQSNNVNVTAPQKDGNTLLHLAIAKNDLELLKKLNTLKIDINSVNKESMTVLHKAVLVAKDDSILKYLVSLDANKTIKTEFDETAYDLASENESLKNNNVSIDFLK is encoded by the coding sequence ATGAAAAAGATATTGTATTCTGCTCTATTATTGTTTTCGGTACTAATCAGTGCTCAAAAAAACACTTTACTACAGGCAGATTTTTGGAAATCTAAACCCGATGTTGAAAAAGTAAAGCACGAAATTGCCAATGGAAATAATCCGTCTGAATTCAACGGAAATACTTTCGATGCCGTTTCTCTTTCATTGAGTAATAAAGCTCCTTTGGAAACTGTAAAATTTCTTTTAGAGCAAAAAGGAAACTCAGTAGACAAATTGACTCATGATGGTAGAATTTACCTTCACTGGGCGGCAATGGCTGGAAATCCTGAAATTATTGAATATTTTATTTCTAAAGGTTCTGATGTTAATAAATTAGATACAAAAGGATTAACTCCGCTTGCTTTTGCAGCAGTATCTGGTTTAAACGACCCAAAAGTATATGAAGCTTTTTTCAAAGCCAGTGTAAATCCAAAACATCAATATAAAAACGGAGCCAATATTTTGCTTTTAGCGATTGGAAACGACAAAGATGGTTCTTTACAAAAACTATTCACCTCAAAAGGTCTTTCTATAAAAGATGTAGATGAAACCGGAGCAACCTCTTTTGACTATGCTGCAAGTTTAGGAAATATCGAGCTTTTAAAATCATTAAAAAATCAGGGTGTAAAAGCTTCAGATAAAGCTTTGGTTAATGCTGCAACAGGAACAAGAGCAGCTACCAATCCACTTGCTGTTTATCAATATTTAATTGATGAAGTAAAATTGAATCCTTCTGCTGTCAATGCAAACGGTGCAAATGCTTTACAAATTATTGCTAAAAAAAATAATCAAAAAGAAATTATTGATTATTTATTGAGCAAAGGAGTTGATGCCAATAAAACAGACAAGGAAGGCAATAATGCTTTAATAGTTGCTTCAGGAGGAAAAGATATTGAAAATGTAAAAGCAATTTTAGCAAAAACAAAAAATATAAATGCTATAAATGCAAATGGAGAGTCTGCTTTAACTCAAGCCATCCAAAATGGTTCTGTAGAGATTGCTAAATTTTTAATTTCTAATAAAGCTGATGCCAAAATTGTTGATGCTAAAGGAAATAACTTAGCATATTATTTGATTCAGTCTTACAGACCTGGCCCACAAAGAGGTCCTGATGAGTTTTCAGAAAAATTAAATATTCTTCAATCGAATAATGTAAATGTTACGGCTCCGCAAAAAGATGGCAATACACTACTCCACTTGGCGATTGCGAAAAATGACCTTGAGCTTCTTAAAAAATTGAATACTCTTAAAATCGATATCAATTCTGTGAATAAAGAAAGTATGACTGTGCTTCATAAAGCCGTTTTAGTCGCGAAAGATGATTCAATTTTGAAATATTTGGTTTCTTTGGATGCTAATAAAACAATCAAAACAGAATTTGACGAAACAGCTTATGACCTTGCTTCAGAAAATGAAAGCTTAAAAAATAATAACGTATCAATCGACTTTTTAAAATAA
- a CDS encoding SemiSWEET transporter yields the protein MDVQILGLIAGALTAIASMPQLIKVIKTKNVEDISWLMLVILISGLSLWIWYGFEQNELPIILSNSFAVLINTTLLIFYFIFREKNDDLT from the coding sequence ATGGACGTACAGATTCTAGGATTAATCGCAGGAGCTTTAACAGCCATTGCATCAATGCCACAGCTTATTAAAGTAATCAAAACAAAAAATGTAGAAGACATTTCTTGGCTGATGCTTGTTATTTTGATTTCCGGACTGTCGCTTTGGATTTGGTATGGTTTTGAACAAAATGAGTTGCCTATTATTTTATCAAATTCTTTTGCCGTATTGATAAATACGACGCTACTGATTTTTTATTTTATTTTTAGAGAAAAAAATGATGATTTGACATAA
- a CDS encoding DUF421 domain-containing protein produces MFLATFLNFNWKELFLGTEDWGFLMEIVLRTIIMFLTIIISLRVLGKRGVKQLSIFELVVIIGLGSAAGDPMFYKEVGIVSSIIVFVVIIVLYSTITFLIGRFKKIENLFEGKAICLIEHGVFAIANFKKENLGSDEFFAELRVKGISHLGQIELAIEEVSGEISVFFNEDKEVKYGLPIMLNSLDYPIQYINKEGHYSCTFCGFTEIKEEGNAGNCKNCNKKNWVEASNKIRIT; encoded by the coding sequence ATGTTTTTAGCTACTTTTTTAAATTTTAACTGGAAAGAATTATTTCTAGGAACTGAGGATTGGGGATTTCTTATGGAAATTGTGCTTCGTACTATTATCATGTTTCTTACCATTATTATAAGTCTTCGTGTTTTAGGAAAAAGGGGAGTGAAGCAATTGTCGATTTTTGAATTAGTCGTTATTATTGGCTTAGGTTCAGCAGCCGGAGACCCTATGTTTTATAAAGAAGTAGGAATTGTTTCTTCCATCATTGTTTTTGTAGTGATTATCGTCCTTTATTCAACAATAACTTTTTTGATTGGAAGATTCAAAAAAATAGAAAACTTATTTGAAGGAAAAGCAATTTGTTTAATCGAACACGGAGTTTTTGCCATTGCTAATTTTAAAAAAGAAAACTTAGGAAGTGATGAGTTTTTTGCAGAATTAAGAGTGAAAGGTATTTCTCATTTAGGACAAATTGAGCTTGCTATTGAGGAAGTTTCCGGTGAAATAAGCGTTTTCTTTAATGAAGATAAAGAGGTGAAATATGGCCTGCCGATTATGTTGAATTCTTTAGATTATCCAATACAATATATCAATAAGGAAGGTCATTATTCTTGTACCTTTTGTGGCTTTACAGAAATAAAAGAAGAAGGAAATGCTGGAAATTGTAAAAATTGCAATAAAAAGAATTGGGTTGAAGCCAGCAATAAAATAAGAATAACGTAA
- a CDS encoding lycopene cyclase domain-containing protein translates to MWHYTYLSINFFTIIICFIFSFHPKIKFHRHFKAFLISSVIVAVFFIAWDVWFTANGVWWFNDKYLIGKRLFGLPIEELLFFICIPFSCVFTYFCLDKFFKLDWKPSIEKIFVIISIISCLILAILFKDKIYSFVTFLTTAISLIVLYFILKVKSMGKASFIYLILMPGFLAVNGILTGTGLDSPIVNYNPKDFIGFRILTIPIEDTVYGYEMILWNLFFFHKLKKDEQN, encoded by the coding sequence ATGTGGCATTATACGTATCTATCGATTAACTTTTTTACGATTATTATCTGTTTTATTTTTTCTTTTCATCCAAAGATTAAATTTCACAGGCATTTCAAGGCATTTTTGATATCTTCAGTCATTGTTGCTGTTTTTTTTATTGCTTGGGATGTTTGGTTTACGGCAAATGGAGTTTGGTGGTTTAATGATAAATATTTAATTGGTAAACGACTTTTTGGTCTTCCGATTGAGGAATTGCTCTTTTTTATCTGCATTCCTTTTTCTTGTGTTTTCACCTATTTCTGTTTAGATAAATTCTTCAAACTCGATTGGAAACCTTCCATTGAAAAGATTTTTGTAATCATTTCAATTATTTCGTGTCTTATTTTGGCAATTCTATTTAAAGATAAAATATATTCTTTCGTTACTTTTTTAACGACTGCAATCAGTCTAATTGTTCTTTATTTTATTTTAAAGGTAAAATCGATGGGCAAAGCTTCTTTTATTTATTTAATTCTAATGCCCGGATTTTTAGCTGTTAACGGAATTCTTACAGGAACCGGACTCGATTCTCCTATCGTTAATTATAACCCAAAAGATTTTATAGGTTTCAGAATTTTAACCATTCCCATTGAAGATACGGTCTACGGATACGAAATGATTCTCTGGAATCTTTTCTTCTTTCATAAATTAAAAAAAGATGAGCAAAATTAA
- a CDS encoding cryptochrome/photolyase family protein — protein MSKINIFWFRRDLRLQDNLGLNAALKSDQKVIPIFIFDTEILNQLDNKSDRRVDYIHQALEGIHEELKNYKSGIKTYQGKPLDIFKEIIQEFDIKTVFCNRDYEPQAIKRDKEIEDFLNKNNIEFKDCKDQVIFEKDEIVKSDGLPYTVFTPFSKKWKEKLYQTEIYSTNINFENFHSFESKNILSLKEIGFEKTDIVFNEPTLDKKIIESYDKNRDFPALDQTTRLGIALRFGTISVRKCVKYASEHNETWLNELIWREFFMQILYHFPKVVTQSFKEKYEKIEWQNNEDEFKLWCEGKTGYPIVDAGMRQLNETGFMHNRVRMVVASFLTKHLLIDWRWGEVYFAEKLLDYELSSNNGNWQWAAGCGCDAAPYFRIFNPSEQTKKFDKDQKYIKKWLPENYSEIVPMIDHTFARNRALETYKKAVKD, from the coding sequence ATGAGCAAAATTAATATATTCTGGTTTCGCAGAGACTTACGACTTCAAGATAATTTAGGTCTGAATGCTGCTTTAAAATCAGACCAAAAAGTAATTCCTATTTTTATATTTGATACTGAAATTTTAAATCAGCTTGACAACAAATCTGACCGACGAGTTGATTATATTCATCAGGCTTTAGAAGGAATTCATGAAGAATTAAAAAACTATAAATCCGGAATTAAAACCTATCAAGGAAAACCGCTTGATATTTTTAAAGAAATTATCCAAGAATTTGATATTAAAACTGTTTTCTGCAACCGTGATTACGAGCCACAAGCGATAAAACGGGACAAAGAAATTGAAGATTTTTTAAATAAAAATAATATTGAATTTAAAGATTGTAAAGACCAGGTCATTTTCGAAAAAGATGAAATTGTGAAAAGCGACGGTTTACCATACACTGTTTTTACTCCTTTTTCAAAAAAATGGAAGGAAAAATTGTACCAGACTGAAATTTATTCAACAAATATCAATTTTGAAAATTTTCATTCATTTGAATCTAAAAATATTCTCAGTTTAAAAGAAATTGGTTTTGAAAAAACAGATATAGTTTTCAATGAACCAACTTTAGATAAAAAAATCATCGAATCTTACGATAAAAACAGAGATTTTCCGGCTTTAGACCAAACAACACGGTTGGGAATTGCATTACGTTTTGGAACAATTTCGGTCAGAAAATGTGTAAAATATGCTTCAGAACACAATGAAACATGGCTTAATGAATTAATTTGGAGAGAATTTTTCATGCAGATTCTTTACCATTTTCCGAAAGTTGTTACCCAGTCTTTCAAAGAAAAATATGAGAAAATTGAGTGGCAAAATAATGAAGATGAGTTTAAACTTTGGTGTGAAGGAAAAACCGGCTACCCTATTGTAGATGCCGGAATGCGACAGCTCAACGAGACCGGATTTATGCATAATCGTGTGAGAATGGTTGTTGCTAGCTTTCTTACTAAACATTTATTAATTGATTGGAGGTGGGGCGAAGTTTATTTTGCTGAAAAACTTTTAGATTACGAACTTTCTTCCAACAACGGAAACTGGCAATGGGCTGCAGGTTGTGGTTGTGATGCAGCTCCCTATTTCAGGATTTTCAATCCGAGTGAGCAAACCAAAAAATTTGATAAAGACCAAAAATATATCAAAAAATGGCTTCCTGAAAATTATTCAGAAATTGTGCCCATGATTGATCATACTTTTGCAAGAAACAGAGCATTGGAAACGTATAAAAAGGCGGTAAAAGATTAA
- a CDS encoding SRPBCC family protein → MVHQLKRQQQLNCDIKTAWKFFSSANNLSEITPKDMSFVVRTQLSNDEIYEGMLIDYYVSPLLGIKLNWQTEITQVNHQESFTDFQKKGPFKLWNHFHEFILNDKGVLMIDTISYELPFGFLGEIAHSAMVKKKLQNIFDYRFKILEETFNKK, encoded by the coding sequence ATGGTACATCAATTAAAGCGTCAACAACAACTTAACTGCGATATAAAAACTGCCTGGAAATTTTTCTCTTCAGCCAATAATCTTTCAGAAATTACACCAAAAGATATGAGTTTTGTAGTGAGAACTCAGCTTTCTAATGATGAAATCTACGAAGGAATGCTAATTGATTATTATGTTTCACCTCTTTTGGGAATTAAATTAAACTGGCAAACCGAAATTACACAGGTTAATCATCAAGAAAGCTTTACTGATTTCCAGAAAAAAGGCCCTTTTAAATTGTGGAATCATTTTCATGAATTTATTTTGAATGATAAAGGAGTGTTGATGATAGACACTATAAGTTACGAATTGCCTTTCGGGTTTTTAGGTGAAATAGCCCATAGTGCAATGGTAAAGAAAAAGTTACAAAATATTTTCGACTACCGTTTTAAAATTCTTGAAGAAACATTTAATAAAAAATAG
- a CDS encoding lmo0937 family membrane protein has protein sequence MKSLLWLVAVICIIVWLLGMLNIIPGISTNYLIHVLLVIAVIVVLYNIISGRKPLD, from the coding sequence ATGAAAAGCTTATTATGGCTAGTAGCCGTCATCTGTATTATTGTTTGGCTTTTAGGAATGCTAAACATTATTCCTGGGATTAGTACCAATTATTTAATTCATGTTTTATTAGTAATTGCAGTAATTGTAGTTCTCTACAATATTATTTCCGGTAGAAAACCTTTAGACTAA
- a CDS encoding DUF2271 domain-containing protein, with protein sequence MKYFKIQALGILMTLFCAGFANAQASKYKCMLQLTSYGGEGAYVVVSLINPKGGYEKTLYMMGPDAKWHDTLKEWYKFQSKKPVKLNAITGASVADGDRNISTFSIEDKYLNKGYKVRFETAVEDKKYNVTDLEIPFTADAITTKTEGKGGYIRYVKMNKL encoded by the coding sequence ATGAAATATTTTAAAATTCAGGCTTTAGGAATTTTAATGACCTTATTTTGTGCAGGTTTTGCCAACGCACAAGCTTCAAAATATAAATGCATGCTTCAATTGACAAGTTATGGCGGTGAAGGTGCGTACGTTGTGGTTTCTTTGATAAATCCTAAAGGAGGATACGAAAAAACACTTTACATGATGGGGCCAGATGCAAAGTGGCACGATACTTTGAAAGAATGGTATAAATTTCAGAGCAAAAAACCTGTAAAATTAAATGCCATTACCGGAGCTTCTGTTGCAGATGGAGATAGAAATATTTCTACCTTTTCAATTGAAGATAAATATCTGAACAAAGGCTACAAAGTACGTTTTGAAACGGCTGTAGAAGACAAAAAATATAACGTTACCGATTTGGAAATTCCTTTCACTGCGGATGCTATTACCACAAAAACAGAAGGTAAAGGCGGATATATTCGTTATGTAAAAATGAATAAGCTTTAA